The Bacillota bacterium genome window below encodes:
- a CDS encoding acyl carrier protein — MTRDEMVAQIRAILSRMLAEQGKEVPVITQETYLIGERDLPIDSLDLAILITELEAVTQKDPFKEGFPEFRTVGDLAALYEE; from the coding sequence GTGACACGAGACGAGATGGTCGCGCAGATCCGGGCGATATTGAGTCGGATGCTGGCTGAACAGGGAAAAGAGGTCCCCGTAATCACCCAGGAGACGTATCTAATCGGGGAGAGGGATCTGCCGATAGATTCCCTTGACCTAGCCATACTCATCACTGAACTCGAGGCCGTCACTCAAAAGGATCCTTTTAAGGAGGGCTTTCCCGAGTTCCGAACCGTCGGCGACCTTGCAGCCCTCTACGAGGAGTGA